Proteins from one Canis lupus familiaris isolate Mischka breed German Shepherd chromosome 26, alternate assembly UU_Cfam_GSD_1.0, whole genome shotgun sequence genomic window:
- the PUS1 gene encoding tRNA pseudouridine synthase A isoform X2: MAGDVRAAALVSAALEQDRKARSGWRGGARAWEDPEQQAKKRRSGPDGEPDGEPHRKPPKRKIVLLMAYSGKGYHGMQRNVGSSQFKTIEDDLVSALVQSGCIPENHGEDMRKMSFQRCARTDKGVSAAGQVVSLKVWLIDDILEKINSHLPPHIRILGLKRVTGGFNSKNKCDARTYFYMLPTFAFAHKDHDVQDESYRLSAETLQRVNGLLACYKGTHNFHNFTSQKGPQEASARRYILDMFCEEPFVREGMEFAVIKVKGQSFMTHQIRKMVGLLVAIVKGYAPESVLERSWGDAKVDVPKAPGLGLVLERVHFEKYNQRFGNDGLHEPLDWTREEAGVTAFKEQHIYPTIISTERHERSMAQWLSTLPVHDFNATAHMAVGAGTKVPSPPEDSD, encoded by the exons ATGGCCGGGGACGTGCGGGCCGCCGCCCTGGTGAGCGCCGCGCTGGAGCAGGACCGGAAGGCCCGCAGCggctggcggggcggggcccgggcctgGGAGGACCCCGAGCAGCAGGCCAAGAAGCGCCGGAGCGGCCCGGACGGGGAGCCGGACGGGGAGCCGCACAGGAAGCCGCCCAAGCGGAAGATCGTGCTGCTCATGGCCTATTCCGGGAAGGGCTACCACGGCATGCAG AGGAATGTTGGATCCTCACAATTCAAGACCATTGAAGATGACTTAGTGTCCGCCCTGGTCCAGTCTGGTTGTATTCCTGAAAACCATGGTGAAGACATGAGGAAGATGTCCTTCCAGCGGTGCGCCCGCACAGATAAG GGTGTGTCTGCGGCCGGCCAGGTCGTGTCCTTGAAGGTGTGGCTGAttgatgacattttagaaaagatcAACAGCCACCTTCCACCTCACATTCGGATACTGG GACTGAAGAGGGTCACAGGCGGCTTCAACTCCAAGAACAAATGTGATGCCAGGACCTACTTCTACATGCTGCCCACATTTGCCTTCGCCCACAAGGACCACGATGTGCAGGATGAGAGCTATCGGCTGAGTGCCGAGACACTGCAGCGCGTGAATGGGCTCCTCGCTTGCTATAAGGGCACACACAACTTCCACAACTTTACTTCGCAGAAGGGGCCCCAGGAGGCCAGCGCTCGGCGGTACATCCTGGATATGTTCTGCGAGGAGCCTTTTGTACGGGAGGGCATGGAGTTCGCGGTAATCAAGGTCAAGGGACAGAGCTTCATGACGCACCAGATCAGGAAGATGGTTGGCCTGCTAGTGGCCATTGTCAAGGGCTATGCCCCCGAGAGTGTGCTGGAGCGCAGCTGGGGGGATGCGAAGGTGGATGTGCCCAAGGCGCCAGGGCTTGGCCTGGTCCTGGAGCGCGTGCACTTTGAGAAGTATAACCAGCGCTTCGGCAACGATGGGCTGCACGAGCCACTGGACTGGACACGGGAGGAGGCGGGGGTCACAGCATTCAAGGAGCAGCACATCTACCCCACCATCATCAGCACTGAGCGCCACGAAAGGTCCATGGCCCAGTGGCTGAGCACCCTGCCCGTGCATGACTTCAATGCCACTGCCCACATGGCAGTGGGCGCAGGCACCAAG GTGCCCAGCCCTCCAGAAGACAGTGACTGA
- the PUS1 gene encoding tRNA pseudouridine synthase A isoform X1 has product MAAPSLRAAAGALRRVCGSWSPRPGRHLLCSAPMAGDVRAAALVSAALEQDRKARSGWRGGARAWEDPEQQAKKRRSGPDGEPDGEPHRKPPKRKIVLLMAYSGKGYHGMQRNVGSSQFKTIEDDLVSALVQSGCIPENHGEDMRKMSFQRCARTDKGVSAAGQVVSLKVWLIDDILEKINSHLPPHIRILGLKRVTGGFNSKNKCDARTYFYMLPTFAFAHKDHDVQDESYRLSAETLQRVNGLLACYKGTHNFHNFTSQKGPQEASARRYILDMFCEEPFVREGMEFAVIKVKGQSFMTHQIRKMVGLLVAIVKGYAPESVLERSWGDAKVDVPKAPGLGLVLERVHFEKYNQRFGNDGLHEPLDWTREEAGVTAFKEQHIYPTIISTERHERSMAQWLSTLPVHDFNATAHMAVGAGTKVPSPPEDSD; this is encoded by the exons ATGGCGGCCCCCAGTCTgcgggcggcggccggggcccTGCGGAGAGTCTGCGGATCGTGGAGCCCGCGCCCGGGACGGCACCTGCTCTG CTCTGCCCCCATGGCCGGGGACGTGCGGGCCGCCGCCCTGGTGAGCGCCGCGCTGGAGCAGGACCGGAAGGCCCGCAGCggctggcggggcggggcccgggcctgGGAGGACCCCGAGCAGCAGGCCAAGAAGCGCCGGAGCGGCCCGGACGGGGAGCCGGACGGGGAGCCGCACAGGAAGCCGCCCAAGCGGAAGATCGTGCTGCTCATGGCCTATTCCGGGAAGGGCTACCACGGCATGCAG AGGAATGTTGGATCCTCACAATTCAAGACCATTGAAGATGACTTAGTGTCCGCCCTGGTCCAGTCTGGTTGTATTCCTGAAAACCATGGTGAAGACATGAGGAAGATGTCCTTCCAGCGGTGCGCCCGCACAGATAAG GGTGTGTCTGCGGCCGGCCAGGTCGTGTCCTTGAAGGTGTGGCTGAttgatgacattttagaaaagatcAACAGCCACCTTCCACCTCACATTCGGATACTGG GACTGAAGAGGGTCACAGGCGGCTTCAACTCCAAGAACAAATGTGATGCCAGGACCTACTTCTACATGCTGCCCACATTTGCCTTCGCCCACAAGGACCACGATGTGCAGGATGAGAGCTATCGGCTGAGTGCCGAGACACTGCAGCGCGTGAATGGGCTCCTCGCTTGCTATAAGGGCACACACAACTTCCACAACTTTACTTCGCAGAAGGGGCCCCAGGAGGCCAGCGCTCGGCGGTACATCCTGGATATGTTCTGCGAGGAGCCTTTTGTACGGGAGGGCATGGAGTTCGCGGTAATCAAGGTCAAGGGACAGAGCTTCATGACGCACCAGATCAGGAAGATGGTTGGCCTGCTAGTGGCCATTGTCAAGGGCTATGCCCCCGAGAGTGTGCTGGAGCGCAGCTGGGGGGATGCGAAGGTGGATGTGCCCAAGGCGCCAGGGCTTGGCCTGGTCCTGGAGCGCGTGCACTTTGAGAAGTATAACCAGCGCTTCGGCAACGATGGGCTGCACGAGCCACTGGACTGGACACGGGAGGAGGCGGGGGTCACAGCATTCAAGGAGCAGCACATCTACCCCACCATCATCAGCACTGAGCGCCACGAAAGGTCCATGGCCCAGTGGCTGAGCACCCTGCCCGTGCATGACTTCAATGCCACTGCCCACATGGCAGTGGGCGCAGGCACCAAG GTGCCCAGCCCTCCAGAAGACAGTGACTGA